One stretch of Podospora bellae-mahoneyi strain CBS 112042 chromosome 2, whole genome shotgun sequence DNA includes these proteins:
- a CDS encoding hypothetical protein (EggNog:ENOG503PBTV; COG:S), with protein MLLRAIALTLGATLTGHLASAQPPGIVIPPMMRFACSQLVVDRIDPLVNPGSVPSPHLHQIVGGNSFRPDMTHPNHDLVSNSTCTSCTFTEDLSNYWTAVLFFRARNGTYKRVPQHQEEGLRGNGGITVYYIPSTTITTPGTVKAFKPGFRMLVGDAAKKEGPDAGPAPVKVCHRCMPESGDNRNLNCASPDTEKLPSKPCVGGIRSVITFPTCWDGVNLDSPDHMSHVAYAKGAGAYDVGPTGNCPDTHPVVIPQVMYEVRWRTDLFSDPDLWPEDGSQPFVWSTGDEKGFSQHGDYVFGWKEDALQRAMDARCTMDVCDVLETQTPEEAVKCTVPPRVDEDYEGWLTSLPGEVL; from the exons CCCGGTATCGTCATCCCCCCCATGATGCGCTTCGCCTGCtcccagctcgtcgtcgaccGAATCGACCCCCTTGTCAACCCCGGCTctgtcccctccccccatctccaccaaaTTGTTGGTGGCAACTCCTTCCGCCCAGATATGACCCACCCTAACCACGATCTGGTCTCAAATTCAACCTGCACAAGCTGCACCTTCACCGAGGATCTCTCCAACTACTGGACTGCAGTGCTGTTCTTCCGTGCCCGAAACGGCACCTACAAACGTGTgccacaacaccaagaagaagggctcCGTGGCAATGGCGGTATTACAGTCTACTATATCCCGTCAActaccatcaccactccGGGCACGGTCAAGGCTTTCAAGCCCGGCTTCAGAATGCTAGTGGGCGATGCCGCTAAGAAGGAGGGTCCAGACGCAGGGCCGGCGCCGGTCAAGGTGTGCCATAGGTGTATGCCCGAGTCTGGGGACAACAGAAACCTCAACTGCGCGTCGCCAGATACGGAGAAGCTTCCCAGCAAGCCCTGTGTGGGAGGGATCCGATCGGTGATTACTTTCCCAACATGCTGGGATGGCGTCAATCTCGATAGCCCGGATCATATGAGTCATGTTGCTTATGCAAAGGGTGCTGGGGCGTACGATGTTGGTCCGACTGGCAATTGTCCTGACACACATCCGGTGGTGATTCCTCAGGTTATGTATGAGGTTAGGTGGAGG ACCGACCTCTTCAGCGATCCTGACCTCTGGCCGGAGGACGGATCCCAGCCGTTTGTCTGGTCCACCGGAGACGAAAAGGGTTTCTCCCAGCATGGTGACTACGTGTTTGGATGGAAAGAAGACGCTTTACAGCGTGCTATGGATGCCCGATGTACCATGGATGTGTGTGACGTTTTGGAGACGCAGACTCCagaggaggcggtcaagTGCACCGTGCCGCCGCGTGTTGATGAGGACTATGAGGGGT GGTTGACGAGTTTACCTGGGGAGGTGTTGTAG